In the Novosphingobium sp. 9 genome, one interval contains:
- a CDS encoding cell division protein FtsQ/DivIB: MSQTIRRKGKTARKSAVAQGNRARVQKAKKTTGSALDSVMAWLPFSEAQLHRIFLFAILAGGALALWIVAQVVGVPALAGDQISRVAADTGFEVKRVEVRGVQHIDKKQVYAIALAQEQNRAMPQVDIDHLREQLLALSWVKDARVSRQLPDTLVIDIVERTPHAVLRDAQGYWLIDETGHLLQQVDRRQAQGKLIVSGDGAGPQVVALSQLLDAAPALKPRVTEAEWVGDRRWNLTFSTGQVLALPEGDQESAAALVEFARLDGTNRLLGGKVAAFDMRAGDRMYMRVPGLEEQEAADKAAAAKAAKDAKASAKPAATLEGDD; the protein is encoded by the coding sequence ATGAGCCAGACCATCCGCCGCAAGGGCAAGACTGCCCGCAAGAGTGCGGTTGCGCAGGGCAATCGCGCCCGCGTCCAGAAAGCGAAGAAGACCACGGGCTCCGCGCTCGATTCGGTGATGGCGTGGCTGCCGTTCAGCGAGGCGCAGCTGCACCGCATCTTCCTGTTCGCGATCCTGGCGGGCGGCGCGCTGGCGCTGTGGATCGTCGCGCAGGTGGTAGGCGTGCCGGCGCTGGCGGGAGACCAGATCTCGCGCGTGGCCGCCGATACCGGCTTCGAGGTGAAGCGCGTCGAAGTGCGCGGCGTCCAGCATATCGACAAGAAACAGGTCTATGCGATCGCGCTGGCGCAGGAGCAGAACCGGGCGATGCCGCAGGTCGATATCGACCACTTGCGCGAACAGCTGCTGGCGCTTTCTTGGGTCAAGGATGCGCGCGTCTCGCGTCAGCTGCCCGATACGCTGGTGATCGATATCGTCGAGCGCACGCCCCACGCGGTGCTGCGCGATGCGCAAGGGTACTGGCTGATCGATGAGACCGGCCATCTGCTCCAGCAGGTCGACCGCCGACAGGCGCAGGGCAAGCTGATCGTCTCGGGTGACGGGGCCGGGCCGCAGGTCGTCGCGCTTTCACAACTGCTCGATGCCGCGCCCGCGTTGAAGCCCCGCGTCACCGAGGCAGAATGGGTGGGCGATCGCCGCTGGAACCTGACGTTCTCGACCGGGCAGGTGCTCGCGCTGCCCGAAGGCGATCAGGAATCCGCCGCCGCGCTGGTCGAATTCGCGCGGCTCGATGGCACCAACCGCCTGCTCGGCGGCAAGGTCGCCGCGTTCGACATGCGCGCGGGCGACCGCATGTACATGCGCGTTCCGGGGCTGGAAGAGCAGGAAGCCGCCGACAAGGCCGCCGCTGCCAAGGCCGCGAAGGACGCGAAGGCCTCGGCCAAACCTGCTGCAACTCTCGAAGGGGACGACTGA
- a CDS encoding DUF4262 domain-containing protein: MIDMRPTTRLEQQILDNVEEFGCHITSVFPPEEDEGEEDEGEPGIVRFAYSIGFTETVGQGEVIVFGFSTKLAASLINGMLELCRDGLEMDDWCEVPGLLEGHPVMLREVEPANLVEDFFNSAIWFSRRLTGKPLSRAFQIVWPGAHDGLYPWQPGCARSTIDEQPPLYRTSLNS, from the coding sequence ATGATCGACATGCGTCCCACCACCCGTCTGGAGCAGCAGATCCTCGATAACGTGGAGGAATTCGGCTGCCATATCACCAGCGTGTTCCCGCCGGAGGAAGACGAGGGCGAGGAAGACGAGGGCGAGCCGGGCATCGTGCGCTTTGCCTATTCGATCGGCTTCACCGAGACGGTGGGGCAGGGCGAGGTGATCGTCTTCGGCTTCTCCACCAAGCTGGCCGCCTCGCTGATCAACGGCATGCTGGAGCTGTGCCGCGACGGGCTGGAGATGGACGACTGGTGCGAAGTGCCGGGGCTGCTCGAAGGTCACCCGGTGATGCTGCGCGAGGTCGAGCCTGCGAACCTTGTCGAGGACTTCTTCAATTCCGCCATCTGGTTTTCCCGCCGCCTCACCGGCAAGCCGCTGTCGCGCGCGTTCCAGATCGTCTGGCCCGGCGCCCATGACGGCCTCTATCCCTGGCAGCCGGGCTGTGCGCGCAGCACCATCGACGAACAACCGCCCCTCTATCGAACGAGCCTGAATTCATGA
- a CDS encoding D-alanine--D-alanine ligase, with protein sequence MTLPKLHVAVLMGGWSAERPVSLMSGEGVAKALESKGHRVTRIDMDRDVALKLAEAKPDVVFNALHGTPGEDGTVQGMMDLMGLTYTHSGLATSVIAIDKELTKQALVPHGVPMPGGRVVKCAEIHERDPLPRPYVLKPVNEGSSVGVAIVTAEGNYGNPIAREAKGPWQEFEELLAEPYIRGRELTTAVIADKALLVTELKPKSGFYDFDSKYTDGMTEHVCPAEIPDEIAQACKEIALRAHRLLGCKGTSRSDFRWDDTQGVEGLFLLEVNTQPGMTPLSLVPEQARACGMDYPELVEAIIAEALSDRAAADAARTSRAS encoded by the coding sequence ATGACACTTCCTAAGCTTCACGTCGCGGTCCTGATGGGTGGCTGGTCGGCCGAACGCCCCGTCTCGCTGATGAGCGGCGAGGGCGTGGCCAAGGCGCTCGAAAGCAAGGGCCACCGCGTCACCCGCATCGACATGGACCGCGATGTTGCGCTGAAACTGGCCGAGGCGAAGCCCGACGTGGTGTTCAACGCGCTCCACGGCACACCCGGCGAAGACGGCACCGTGCAGGGTATGATGGACCTGATGGGCCTGACCTACACGCACTCGGGCCTCGCCACCTCGGTGATCGCCATCGACAAGGAACTGACCAAGCAGGCGCTGGTCCCGCACGGCGTGCCGATGCCCGGAGGCCGCGTGGTGAAGTGCGCGGAAATCCACGAGCGCGATCCGCTGCCGCGTCCCTATGTGCTCAAGCCGGTGAACGAAGGCTCATCGGTCGGCGTCGCCATCGTCACGGCGGAAGGCAACTACGGCAACCCGATCGCGCGCGAGGCGAAGGGGCCGTGGCAGGAGTTTGAGGAACTGCTGGCCGAGCCCTATATCCGCGGGCGCGAGCTGACGACGGCGGTGATCGCCGACAAGGCGCTGCTCGTCACCGAACTCAAGCCCAAGTCGGGCTTCTACGATTTCGATTCCAAGTACACCGACGGCATGACCGAGCACGTCTGCCCGGCAGAGATCCCCGACGAGATCGCGCAGGCCTGCAAGGAGATCGCGCTGCGCGCGCATCGCCTGCTCGGCTGCAAGGGCACCAGCCGTTCGGACTTCCGCTGGGACGATACGCAAGGCGTCGAGGGGCTGTTCCTGCTGGAAGTGAACACCCAGCCCGGCATGACCCCGCTCAGCCTCGTGCCCGAACAGGCGCGTGCCTGCGGCATGGACTATCCCGAACTCGTCGAGGCGATCATCGCCGAGGCGCTTTCCGATCGCGCGGCGGCTGACGCGGCGCGCACCAGCAGGGCTTCATGA
- the murB gene encoding UDP-N-acetylmuramate dehydrogenase, with protein MSLEGVRGKLTANAPLAPLVWFKSGGVADWLFEPKDLDDLRSFLRGLDPAVPVMALGLGSNMIVRDGGVPGVVIRLGKPFARVVAGEGHTLSCGGGASGILVSSTARDAGIAGVEFLRSIPGTVGGFVRMNGGAYGGEVKDILVDCDVMLRSGELVTLSNADLGYTYRHSALPEGAVVVAARFKGRAGEPAAIQAEMDRISASREASQPLRSKTGGSTFKNPEGHAAWKLVDEAGCRGLMLGGAQVSEKHTNFLLNVADATSSDIEALGEEVRARVKAQSGVTLEWEIQRVGRAPKASASS; from the coding sequence CTGAGCCTGGAAGGCGTTCGCGGCAAGCTGACGGCCAACGCGCCGCTGGCGCCGCTGGTCTGGTTCAAGTCGGGCGGCGTGGCTGACTGGCTGTTCGAGCCGAAGGATCTGGACGATCTGCGCAGCTTCCTGCGCGGTCTCGATCCGGCGGTTCCAGTGATGGCGCTGGGGCTCGGATCGAACATGATCGTGCGCGATGGCGGCGTTCCGGGCGTGGTGATCCGCCTCGGCAAGCCGTTCGCCAGGGTGGTCGCGGGCGAAGGTCACACGCTGTCCTGCGGCGGCGGGGCGAGCGGCATTCTGGTGTCCTCCACTGCGCGTGATGCCGGGATTGCAGGGGTCGAGTTCCTGCGCTCGATCCCCGGCACTGTCGGCGGCTTCGTGCGGATGAACGGCGGCGCCTACGGGGGCGAGGTGAAGGACATTCTCGTCGATTGCGACGTGATGCTGCGCTCGGGCGAACTGGTGACATTGAGCAACGCCGATCTCGGCTATACCTACCGCCATTCCGCGCTTCCCGAAGGCGCGGTGGTGGTCGCTGCGCGCTTCAAGGGCCGCGCGGGCGAGCCTGCCGCGATCCAGGCGGAGATGGACCGCATTTCGGCCAGCCGCGAGGCCAGCCAGCCGCTGCGTTCGAAGACCGGCGGGTCGACCTTCAAGAACCCCGAAGGCCATGCCGCGTGGAAGCTTGTGGACGAGGCGGGCTGTCGCGGCCTCATGCTCGGCGGCGCGCAGGTCAGCGAGAAGCACACCAATTTCCTGCTCAACGTCGCCGATGCCACCAGCAGCGATATCGAGGCGCTGGGCGAGGAAGTGCGCGCGCGGGTCAAGGCGCAGTCGGGCGTGACGCTCGAATGGGAAATCCAGCGCGTCGGGCGCGCGCCCAAGGCAAGCGCATCGTCATGA